A DNA window from Brassica napus cultivar Da-Ae chromosome C1, Da-Ae, whole genome shotgun sequence contains the following coding sequences:
- the BNAC01G05870D gene encoding uncharacterized protein At2g39795, mitochondrial — translation MLRRVIGNVAVRRHFQRALSSKSGGGSGKPSDVSAAVDSMLLRSLKEHYLEVSKMIPPPKVTPPSPFEIVKGSLEGTGAVLKKSVGNEEINLFVMRLAHGGDDEDDDGINQLFLHVAVSKPNQAESLHFLCGLYPDALGIHSVSMRPKLEDLELSDDPARYTGPSFEELDEKMRDVFHSFLEERGVNESLFPFLQAWLYVKDHRNLLRWFKSVGTYVHENPSAENNA, via the exons GAGTGATCGGTAACGTCGCCGTCCGGCGCCACTTTCAGCGAGCTCTATCCAGCAAATCCGGTGGTGGAAGTGGAAAGCCAAGCGACGTTTCAGCTGCGGTGGACTCGATGCTACTCCGTTCACTAAAGGAACATTACCTAGAAGTCTCCAAGATGATTCCTCCTCCC AAAGTGACACCTCCTTCACCGTTCGAGATTGTGAAAGGATCCCTCGAGGGAACTGGCGCTGTTCTGAAGAAATCTGTCGGAAATGAAGAGATTAATCTCTTTGTGATGCGGTTGGCTCACGGAGGTGACGATGAGGACGATGATGGGATTAACCAGCTGTTCCTCCACGTGGCTGTCTCGAAGCCAAACCAGGCTGAGTCTCTGCATTTCCTGTGCGGGCTTTACCCAGATGCGTTGGGTATTCACTCTGTTTCCATGAGGCCGAAGCTTGAGGATTTGGAGTTGTCTGATGATCCTGCTCGTTACACTGGCCCTTCTTTTGA GGAGCTAGATGAGAAGATGAGAGACGTATTCCATAGCTTCTTAGAGGAGCGAGGTGTGAACGAGAGTCTCTTCCCGTTTCTTCAAGCGTGGCTTTATGTAAAGGATCATCGTAACCTGCTGCGTTGGTTCAAATCAGTTGGCACGTATGTTCATGAAAATCCATCTGCGGAAAACAACGCCTAG